In Streptomyces sp. NBC_01381, a genomic segment contains:
- the recQ gene encoding DNA helicase RecQ — translation MSEVTVPSAVADSDALRTLHRVFGYDAFRGEQEAIIEHVIAGGDSVVLMPTGGGKSLCYQIPALVRSGTGVVVSPLIALMQDQVDALRALGVRAGFINSTQDFDERRVMEAEFLAGELDVLYLAPERLRLESTLDLLSRAKISVFAIDEAHCVAQWGHDFRPDYLALSLLGERWPDVPRIALTATATHATHREITERLGMPDAKHFVASFDRPNIQYRVVPKAEPKKQLLSFLKEEHAGDAGIVYCLSRNSVEKTAEFLCKNGIEAVPYHAGLDGGTRAAHQSRFLREEGLVVCATIAFGMGIDKPDVRFVAHLDLPKSVEGYYQETGRAGRDGLPSTAWMAYGLQDVVQQRKLIQGGEGDEAFRRRAASHLDSMLALCETAQCRRAQLLTYFGQEAEGQSCGNCDTCLTPPETWDGTVAAQKVLSTVVRLQRERGQKFGAGQIIDILLGKKTAKVIQFDHDQLSVFGIGEELAEAEWRGVVRQLLAQGLIAVEGEYGTLVLTEESGTVLGREREVRLRKEPKRAAAARASKGERKAKTAAAVAELPQEAVPVFEALRAWRGAQAKELGLPAYVIFHDATLREIATLRPSSLADLGGISGLGEKKLATYGEGVLGVLAELDGTATTPPETPEEEWPEPPDDF, via the coding sequence ATGAGCGAGGTGACCGTACCGAGCGCGGTGGCGGACAGTGACGCGTTGCGGACGCTGCACCGCGTCTTCGGGTACGACGCGTTCCGCGGCGAGCAGGAAGCGATCATCGAGCATGTGATCGCGGGCGGGGACTCCGTCGTGCTGATGCCCACCGGCGGCGGCAAGTCGCTCTGCTATCAGATCCCGGCCCTGGTCAGATCCGGCACGGGCGTGGTCGTCTCGCCCCTCATCGCGCTCATGCAGGACCAGGTGGACGCGCTGCGGGCGCTCGGCGTGCGGGCCGGGTTCATCAACTCCACACAGGACTTCGACGAGCGGCGCGTGATGGAGGCCGAGTTCCTCGCGGGGGAGCTCGACGTGCTGTACCTGGCGCCGGAGCGGCTGCGCCTGGAGTCGACCCTCGACCTGCTCTCGCGCGCCAAGATCTCCGTCTTCGCGATCGACGAGGCGCACTGCGTCGCCCAGTGGGGCCACGACTTCCGCCCCGACTATCTGGCCCTCTCCCTCCTCGGCGAGCGCTGGCCGGACGTGCCGCGCATCGCCCTGACGGCGACGGCGACGCACGCCACGCACCGGGAGATCACCGAGCGGCTCGGCATGCCGGACGCCAAGCACTTCGTGGCGAGCTTCGACCGGCCCAACATCCAGTACCGCGTCGTGCCGAAGGCCGAGCCGAAGAAGCAGCTCCTGTCCTTCCTGAAGGAGGAGCACGCGGGGGACGCGGGCATCGTGTACTGCCTGTCGCGCAACTCGGTCGAGAAGACAGCGGAGTTCCTCTGCAAGAACGGCATCGAGGCGGTGCCGTACCACGCGGGTCTGGACGGTGGGACGCGCGCCGCCCACCAGTCCCGCTTCCTCCGGGAGGAGGGCCTGGTCGTCTGCGCCACGATCGCCTTCGGCATGGGCATCGACAAGCCGGACGTCCGGTTCGTCGCCCACCTCGACCTGCCGAAGTCGGTCGAGGGCTACTACCAGGAAACGGGCCGCGCGGGACGTGACGGGCTGCCCTCCACGGCCTGGATGGCGTACGGCCTGCAGGACGTCGTCCAGCAGCGGAAGCTGATCCAGGGCGGCGAGGGCGACGAGGCATTCCGCCGCCGGGCCGCCTCGCACCTGGACTCGATGCTGGCGCTGTGCGAGACCGCGCAGTGCCGCAGGGCCCAGCTCCTCACGTACTTCGGCCAGGAGGCGGAGGGCCAGTCCTGCGGCAACTGCGACACGTGCCTCACGCCTCCGGAGACCTGGGACGGCACGGTCGCGGCGCAGAAGGTCCTGTCGACGGTCGTACGGCTCCAGCGCGAGCGCGGGCAGAAGTTCGGCGCGGGCCAGATCATCGACATCCTGCTCGGCAAGAAGACCGCCAAGGTCATCCAGTTCGACCACGACCAGCTCTCGGTCTTCGGCATCGGCGAGGAGCTCGCGGAGGCCGAATGGCGGGGCGTGGTGCGGCAGTTGCTGGCCCAGGGTCTTATCGCGGTCGAGGGGGAGTACGGCACGCTGGTCCTGACCGAGGAGAGCGGAACAGTCCTTGGCCGGGAGCGGGAGGTGCGGTTGCGCAAGGAGCCCAAGCGCGCGGCTGCCGCCCGGGCCTCGAAGGGGGAGCGGAAGGCGAAGACGGCGGCCGCCGTGGCCGAGCTGCCTCAGGAAGCGGTCCCGGTGTTCGAGGCGCTGCGGGCATGGCGCGGGGCACAGGCCAAGGAGCTCGGCCTCCCGGCGTACGTGATCTTCCACGACGCCACGCTGCGGGAGATCGCCACGCTGCGGCCCTCGTCCCTGGCGGACCTTGGCGGCATCAGCGGCCTCGGCGAGAAGAAGCTGGCGACGTACGGGGAGGGTGTACTGGGGGTACTGGCGGAACTGGACGGGACGGCCACTACTCCGCCGGAGACCCCGGAGGAGGAGTGGCCGGAGCCGCCGGACGACTTCTGA
- a CDS encoding ATP-grasp domain-containing protein has translation MARTNDSVPVAADRDVPGLIVKFGNYPLHHGGVGAIRSLGRLGVPMYAITEDRYTPAAVSRHLTGAFPWPTTGAEEPERLVDGLLRVARRIGRPTVLIPTDEEAAVLIAEHQQPLGDAGFLFPRVEPELPRRLASKQGLHELCVEHGIASPAAAFPESLGDIEEFAAAAAFPVVAKNREAFTRRTRPAVNGTTRIETPDGLLSLARDWGARPGVILQEYLPREQAEDWIVHAYFDADSTPLAMFTGVKVRSWPPHAGMTANAYVVDNPELADLAARFIKQIGFTGIIDLDLRFDRRDGQYKLLDFNPRMGAQFRLFESESGIDVVRAMHLHLTGRSVPEGEQRAGHRYVVENIDLPALLAYRRSGYTTPHAPARASGTELAWLAADDMKPFFTMLARFVRPGAKHLYQLWRTNRRGSTTS, from the coding sequence GTGGCCAGGACGAACGACAGCGTGCCCGTGGCGGCGGACCGGGACGTGCCCGGCCTGATCGTAAAGTTCGGCAACTATCCGCTGCACCACGGCGGCGTCGGCGCCATCCGCAGCCTGGGGCGTCTCGGCGTGCCCATGTATGCGATCACGGAGGACCGTTACACGCCCGCGGCGGTCTCGCGTCACCTCACCGGAGCCTTCCCCTGGCCGACCACAGGGGCTGAGGAGCCGGAGCGGCTCGTCGACGGGCTGCTGCGCGTCGCCCGCCGGATCGGCAGGCCCACGGTCCTGATCCCGACCGACGAGGAGGCGGCCGTCCTCATCGCCGAGCACCAGCAGCCGCTCGGTGACGCGGGGTTCCTGTTCCCGCGCGTGGAGCCGGAGTTGCCTCGCCGCCTCGCCAGCAAGCAGGGCCTGCACGAGCTGTGCGTGGAGCACGGCATCGCGTCGCCCGCGGCGGCCTTCCCCGAAAGCCTCGGGGACATCGAGGAGTTCGCCGCCGCGGCGGCCTTCCCGGTGGTCGCCAAGAACCGCGAGGCGTTCACCCGCCGCACCAGACCCGCGGTGAACGGAACGACGCGCATAGAGACCCCGGACGGCCTGCTCAGCCTGGCCCGCGACTGGGGCGCGCGCCCCGGTGTGATCCTCCAGGAGTATCTGCCCCGCGAGCAGGCCGAGGACTGGATCGTGCACGCGTACTTCGACGCGGACTCGACGCCGCTCGCGATGTTCACGGGCGTCAAGGTGCGCTCCTGGCCGCCGCACGCGGGGATGACGGCGAATGCGTACGTCGTCGACAATCCGGAACTCGCGGACCTCGCCGCACGTTTCATCAAGCAGATCGGCTTCACCGGAATCATCGACCTCGACCTGCGCTTCGACCGGCGCGACGGTCAGTACAAACTGCTCGACTTCAACCCGCGCATGGGCGCCCAGTTCCGGCTCTTCGAGAGCGAGTCCGGGATCGACGTCGTCCGTGCGATGCATCTGCACCTGACAGGCCGCTCTGTCCCGGAGGGGGAACAGCGCGCCGGTCATCGGTACGTCGTGGAGAACATCGACCTGCCCGCTCTCCTCGCCTACCGCCGCAGCGGATATACGACGCCGCACGCGCCCGCCCGCGCGAGCGGCACGGAACTGGCGTGGCTCGCGGCGGACGACATGAAGCCGTTCTTCACGATGCTCGCGAGGTTCGTACGGCCGGGGGCCAAGCATCTGTACCAGCTCTGGCGCACGAACCGGCGGGGGAGCACGACGAGTTGA
- a CDS encoding NADH-quinone oxidoreductase subunit M — MSFPLLTATAALPAVGAIATAAVPAARRSAAKWLALLVSLATLALAVTVLVRFDPDGDRYQLTESRSWIADFGVRYELGVDGIGVALIALTALLIPFIILAGWHDADPLETKSSRWRPTQGFFALILAVEAMVIISFEATDVFLFYIFFEAMLIPMYFLIGGFGDRAHAGSDEKASAQRSYAAVKFLLYNLVGGLIMLAAVIGLYVVAGNFSLQEIAEARANGTLDMATSTERWLFLGFFFAFAVKAPLWPLHTWLPNAMGEATAPVAVLITAVVDKVGTFAMLRFCLGLFPEASKWATPVIVVLALISIVYGALLAVGQRDIKRLVAYASISHFGFIILGIFAMTSQGQSGATLYMVNHGISTAALMLVAGFLISRRGSRLIADYGGVQKVAPVLAGTFLIGGLATLSLPGLAPFVSEFLVLVGAFARYPVAGIIATFGIVLAALYTLVLYQRTMTGPVKPEVSSMPDLRVRELVVVAPLIALLIGLGVYPKPLTELVNPAVEHTMSDVQQKDPKPDVEAAK; from the coding sequence ATGTCCTTTCCTCTGCTGACAGCGACGGCGGCCCTGCCCGCGGTCGGCGCGATCGCCACGGCAGCCGTCCCGGCCGCCCGGCGGAGCGCCGCCAAGTGGCTCGCGCTGCTCGTCTCGCTCGCGACGCTCGCGCTCGCCGTGACCGTCCTCGTGCGGTTTGACCCGGATGGGGACCGCTATCAACTCACCGAATCCCGTTCCTGGATCGCGGACTTCGGGGTGCGGTACGAACTCGGGGTGGACGGCATCGGTGTTGCGCTCATCGCGCTCACCGCGCTCCTGATCCCCTTCATCATCCTGGCGGGCTGGCACGACGCCGATCCCCTGGAGACCAAGTCCTCGCGCTGGCGGCCGACTCAGGGTTTCTTCGCCCTGATCCTCGCCGTCGAGGCGATGGTGATCATCTCCTTCGAGGCCACCGACGTCTTCCTCTTCTACATCTTCTTCGAAGCCATGCTCATCCCGATGTACTTCCTCATCGGCGGCTTCGGAGACCGCGCCCACGCGGGCAGCGACGAGAAGGCATCGGCGCAACGCTCGTACGCGGCCGTGAAGTTCCTTCTCTACAACCTGGTCGGCGGCCTGATCATGCTGGCCGCCGTGATCGGGCTCTACGTGGTGGCGGGGAACTTCTCGCTCCAGGAGATCGCCGAGGCGCGGGCCAACGGCACGCTGGACATGGCGACCAGCACCGAGCGGTGGCTCTTCCTCGGCTTCTTCTTCGCCTTCGCGGTGAAGGCGCCGCTGTGGCCGCTGCACACCTGGCTGCCGAACGCGATGGGCGAGGCCACGGCCCCGGTCGCCGTACTGATCACGGCCGTCGTCGACAAGGTCGGCACGTTCGCGATGCTGCGGTTCTGCCTCGGGCTCTTCCCCGAGGCGAGCAAGTGGGCGACGCCGGTCATCGTCGTACTCGCGCTGATCAGCATCGTCTACGGCGCGCTGCTCGCCGTCGGCCAGCGCGACATCAAGCGCCTGGTGGCGTACGCGTCGATCTCGCACTTCGGGTTCATCATTCTCGGCATCTTCGCGATGACCTCGCAGGGCCAGTCCGGCGCGACGCTCTACATGGTCAACCACGGCATCTCGACCGCCGCGCTGATGCTGGTGGCCGGCTTCCTGATCTCGCGGCGCGGTTCGCGGCTCATCGCGGACTACGGAGGGGTGCAGAAGGTCGCCCCGGTGCTCGCTGGCACGTTCCTGATCGGCGGTCTCGCGACGCTCTCGCTGCCGGGGCTCGCCCCGTTCGTGAGTGAGTTCCTGGTCCTGGTCGGCGCGTTCGCGCGCTATCCGGTGGCCGGGATCATCGCGACCTTCGGCATCGTGCTCGCCGCGCTCTACACCCTCGTCCTGTACCAGCGGACGATGACGGGCCCCGTGAAGCCCGAGGTCTCGTCCATGCCCGACCTGCGGGTGCGGGAACTGGTCGTCGTCGCCCCGCTGATCGCGCTCCTGATCGGCCTCGGCGTCTACCCGAAGCCGCTCACCGAGCTGGTGAACCCGGCGGTCGAGCACACCATGTCCGACGTACAGCAGAAGGACCCGAAGCCCGACGTGGAGGCGGCCAAGTGA
- the nuoK gene encoding NADH-quinone oxidoreductase subunit NuoK: MNPVNYLYLAALLFAIGATGVLIRRNAIVVFMCIELMLNACNLAFVAFSRLHGNLDGQIIAFFTMVVAAAEVVVGLAIIVSLFRSRHSASVDDASLMKL, encoded by the coding sequence GTGAATCCGGTCAACTACCTGTATCTCGCGGCGCTGTTGTTCGCGATCGGCGCCACCGGCGTGCTGATCAGGCGGAACGCGATCGTGGTGTTCATGTGTATCGAGCTGATGCTCAACGCGTGCAACCTCGCCTTCGTCGCCTTCTCCCGGCTGCACGGCAATCTCGACGGCCAGATCATCGCCTTCTTCACGATGGTCGTCGCCGCCGCGGAGGTCGTGGTCGGCCTGGCGATCATCGTGTCGCTGTTCCGCTCCCGCCACTCGGCCTCGGTCGACGACGCCAGCCTGATGAAGCTGTAA
- the nuoN gene encoding NADH-quinone oxidoreductase subunit NuoN, producing the protein MSASAVHSLWTMASAAAPQDTIDKIDTPTIEYAQLSPTLIVIGAAVLGILIEAFVPRKSRYYVQVFVAVVALTAAFAAVVGLAATGYGTTKAHIAAMGAIAVDGPALFLQGTILLAGLVAIFTFAERRLDPLAHGNRVDSFVAQAGAVPGSEGEKAATKAGFATTEVFPLALFAIGGMLVFPSANDLLTLFIALEVFSLPLYLLCALARRKRLMSQEAAVKYFLLGAFSSAFMLFGIALLYGYAGSVSYGTIAKVVDGSIETVNPALADTMGNDALLLIGAAMIVMGLLFKVGAVPFHMWTPDVYQGAPTPVTGFMAAATKVAAFGALLRLLYVVLPGLRWDWRPVMWGVVILTMLAGAIVAITQTDIKRLLAYSSIAHAGFILAGVIAMTPDGISSVLFYLGAYSFVTIGAFAVVTLVRDAGGEATHLSKWAGLGRRSPLVAAVFAVFLLAFAGIPLTSGFSGKFAVFKAAAEGGAGALVVVGVISSAIAAFFYIRVIVLMFFSEPKADGPTVAVPSPLTMTAIGVGVAVTVVLGVAPQYFLDLANQAGVFVR; encoded by the coding sequence GTGAGCGCATCGGCTGTCCACAGCCTGTGGACAATGGCGTCGGCCGCGGCGCCCCAGGACACGATCGACAAGATCGACACTCCCACGATCGAGTACGCACAGCTGTCACCGACGTTGATCGTCATCGGCGCGGCGGTCCTCGGGATCCTCATCGAGGCCTTCGTACCGCGTAAGTCCCGCTACTACGTCCAGGTGTTCGTGGCCGTGGTCGCCCTCACCGCGGCCTTCGCCGCGGTCGTCGGGCTCGCGGCCACCGGATACGGCACGACGAAGGCGCACATCGCCGCGATGGGCGCCATCGCCGTCGACGGACCCGCGCTCTTCCTGCAGGGCACGATCCTCCTCGCCGGACTCGTCGCGATCTTCACCTTCGCCGAGCGGCGGCTCGACCCGCTGGCGCACGGCAATCGCGTCGACTCGTTCGTCGCGCAGGCCGGCGCCGTGCCGGGCAGCGAGGGTGAAAAGGCCGCCACGAAGGCCGGGTTCGCCACCACCGAGGTGTTCCCGCTGGCGCTCTTCGCGATCGGCGGGATGCTCGTCTTCCCGTCGGCGAACGACCTCCTGACGCTCTTCATCGCTCTTGAGGTCTTCTCGCTGCCGCTCTACCTGCTGTGCGCGCTCGCCCGCCGCAAGCGTCTGATGTCGCAGGAAGCCGCCGTCAAGTACTTCCTGCTCGGCGCCTTCTCCTCCGCCTTCATGCTCTTCGGGATCGCGCTGCTCTACGGGTACGCGGGCTCGGTGTCGTACGGCACCATCGCGAAGGTCGTCGACGGCAGCATCGAGACGGTCAACCCGGCGCTCGCCGACACCATGGGCAACGACGCGCTGCTCCTGATCGGCGCCGCGATGATCGTCATGGGTCTGCTCTTCAAGGTCGGCGCGGTGCCGTTCCACATGTGGACCCCGGACGTCTACCAGGGCGCTCCGACCCCGGTGACCGGCTTCATGGCGGCGGCGACGAAGGTGGCCGCCTTCGGCGCGCTCCTACGGCTGCTCTACGTGGTCCTGCCGGGCCTGCGCTGGGACTGGCGGCCCGTGATGTGGGGCGTCGTGATCCTCACGATGCTGGCCGGTGCGATCGTCGCGATCACCCAGACCGACATCAAGCGGCTCCTCGCGTACTCGTCGATCGCGCACGCGGGCTTCATCCTCGCCGGTGTCATCGCCATGACCCCGGACGGCATCTCGTCGGTCCTCTTCTATCTGGGGGCCTACTCCTTCGTGACGATCGGCGCGTTCGCGGTGGTCACGCTGGTGCGGGACGCGGGCGGCGAGGCCACGCACCTGTCCAAGTGGGCGGGGCTCGGCCGCAGGTCGCCGCTGGTCGCGGCGGTCTTCGCGGTCTTCCTGCTCGCCTTCGCCGGCATCCCGCTGACCTCCGGGTTCTCCGGGAAGTTCGCGGTCTTCAAGGCGGCGGCCGAGGGCGGCGCGGGCGCGCTGGTCGTGGTCGGTGTGATCTCGTCCGCGATCGCCGCGTTCTTCTACATCCGTGTGATCGTGCTCATGTTCTTCAGCGAGCCGAAGGCGGACGGCCCGACCGTCGCCGTGCCCTCGCCGCTGACGATGACCGCGATCGGTGTGGGTGTCGCGGTGACGGTCGTCCTCGGTGTGGCCCCGCAGTACTTCCTGGATCTGGCGAACCAGGCGGGGGTCTTCGTCCGCTGA
- the fahA gene encoding fumarylacetoacetase: MSEQTPLEPAGSDPSVRSEGGDPFALSESDPFGPHNLPYGVFSPAGDAERRVGVRLGDHVLDAGAAAAALGSPYVSLLARPTLNPLLAAGRTAWSDVRRAITAWVTIPAHREVVRPLLHPLSEVTLHLPFEVADYVDFYASEHHATHLGKIFRPDSPTPLTPNWKHLPIGYHGRSGTVVVSGTEVVRPTGQRKAPADTAPVFGPSVRLDIEAEVGFVVGTPSQLGTPVPLADFREHVFGLTLLNDWSARDIQAWEYVPLGPFLGKSFCTSVSAWITPLEALDAARVTPPARTHELLPYLDDSAESAADEPGGYDLRITVTLNGHVISEPPFSTVYWTAAQQLAHMTVNGASLRTGDLYGSGTVSGPSEGQYGSLIEITWNGRDPLVLPDGKRTFLEDGDEVTLSAWAPGPDGIRVGLGEVSGRVASAR, encoded by the coding sequence ATGTCCGAGCAGACCCCGCTCGAGCCGGCCGGGAGCGACCCTTCCGTGCGCTCCGAAGGCGGCGACCCCTTCGCCCTCTCGGAGAGCGACCCCTTCGGGCCGCACAATCTTCCGTACGGCGTGTTCTCCCCCGCCGGTGACGCCGAGCGCAGGGTCGGCGTACGACTCGGCGATCATGTCCTCGACGCGGGCGCCGCGGCCGCCGCGCTCGGTTCGCCCTATGTCTCGCTGCTCGCACGGCCCACGCTGAACCCGCTGCTCGCAGCGGGCCGCACCGCCTGGTCCGACGTCCGGCGCGCGATCACGGCATGGGTGACGATCCCGGCCCACCGCGAGGTGGTCCGTCCACTCCTTCACCCGCTGTCCGAGGTGACGCTGCACCTCCCCTTCGAGGTCGCGGACTATGTGGACTTCTACGCCTCCGAGCACCACGCGACGCATCTGGGCAAGATCTTCCGCCCGGACTCGCCGACGCCGCTGACCCCGAACTGGAAGCACCTGCCGATCGGTTACCACGGCCGGTCAGGCACCGTTGTGGTCTCCGGGACTGAAGTGGTACGTCCGACGGGGCAGCGCAAGGCGCCCGCCGACACGGCCCCCGTCTTCGGCCCCTCGGTCCGGCTCGACATCGAGGCGGAGGTCGGCTTCGTCGTCGGTACGCCGTCGCAGCTCGGCACGCCGGTGCCGCTCGCGGACTTCCGTGAGCATGTCTTCGGCCTCACGCTCCTCAACGACTGGTCGGCGCGTGACATCCAGGCCTGGGAGTACGTCCCGCTCGGGCCGTTCCTCGGCAAGTCCTTCTGCACCTCCGTCTCGGCGTGGATCACCCCGCTGGAGGCGCTGGACGCGGCGCGCGTCACCCCGCCCGCGCGGACGCACGAGCTCCTCCCCTATCTGGACGACTCGGCGGAGTCCGCCGCGGACGAGCCGGGCGGCTACGACCTGCGGATCACCGTGACCCTGAACGGCCACGTCATCTCCGAGCCGCCCTTCTCCACCGTCTACTGGACGGCCGCCCAGCAGCTGGCCCACATGACGGTGAACGGCGCGTCCCTGCGCACCGGTGACCTCTACGGCTCGGGCACCGTCTCCGGCCCCTCGGAGGGGCAGTACGGCTCCCTCATCGAGATCACCTGGAACGGCCGTGACCCGCTTGTCCTGCCGGACGGGAAGCGGACGTTCCTGGAGGACGGGGATGAGGTCACTCTGAGTGCGTGGGCCCCTGGTCCGGACGGGATCCGGGTGGGCCTCGGCGAGGTTTCTGGCAGGGTCGCCTCAGCACGATGA
- the nuoL gene encoding NADH-quinone oxidoreductase subunit L → MENLIALLVAAPLLGAAVLLCGGRRLDRVGHWLGTLLAAASFVVGVLLFTDMLGKGAEERSLSQHLFAWIPVEGFQADVAFQLDQLSMTFVLLITGVGTLIHIYSIGYMEHDERRRRFFGYLNLFLAAMLLLVLADNYLLLYVGWEGVGLASYLLIGFWQHKPSAATAAKKAFLVNRVGDMGLSIAIMLMFTTFGTFAFGPVLESTGETSEGKLTAIGLMLLLAACGKSAQVPLQSWLGDAMEGPTPVSALIHAATMVTAGVYLIVRSGEIFNAAPDAQLVVTVVGAVTLLFGAIVGCAKDDIKKALAGSTMSQIGYMILAAGLGPIGYVFAIMHLVTHGFFKAGLFLGAGSVMHGMNDEVDMRKYGGLRKYMPVTFVTFGLGYLAIIGFPGLSGFFSKDKIIEAAFAKGGTEGWILGSVALLGAAITAYYMTRVMLMTFFGEKRWQPDAEGKEPHPHESPKSMTIPMILLAFGSVFAGGFFSIGDRFMHWLEPVTHHAHGDSPLSATTVTGATMVVLVIGVTFAYVQYGRRPVPVTAPRGSLLTRAARRDLLQDDFNHVVLVRGGEHLTRSLVYVDHTLVDGVVNGTAASVGGLSGRLRKLQNGYARSYAVSMFGGAAVLIAATLLMRAV, encoded by the coding sequence GTGGAGAACCTGATCGCGCTGCTGGTAGCGGCGCCTCTGCTCGGAGCGGCCGTACTGCTGTGCGGCGGGCGGCGGTTGGACCGTGTGGGCCACTGGCTCGGCACGCTGCTCGCGGCCGCCTCCTTCGTCGTCGGCGTGCTGCTCTTCACCGACATGCTGGGCAAGGGCGCCGAGGAGCGCTCCCTGTCGCAGCACCTGTTCGCCTGGATCCCCGTGGAGGGCTTCCAGGCGGACGTCGCCTTCCAGCTCGACCAGCTGTCGATGACGTTCGTCCTGCTGATCACCGGTGTGGGCACGCTGATCCACATCTACTCCATCGGGTACATGGAGCACGACGAGCGGCGCCGCCGCTTCTTCGGCTATCTGAACCTGTTCCTCGCGGCGATGCTCCTCCTGGTCCTCGCCGACAACTACCTGCTCCTGTACGTCGGATGGGAGGGCGTCGGCCTCGCCTCGTACCTCCTGATCGGCTTCTGGCAGCACAAGCCCAGCGCGGCCACCGCCGCCAAGAAGGCCTTCCTGGTCAACCGGGTCGGCGACATGGGCCTGTCGATCGCGATCATGCTGATGTTCACCACCTTCGGGACGTTCGCCTTCGGTCCTGTCCTGGAGTCGACGGGTGAGACCAGCGAGGGCAAGCTCACCGCCATCGGCCTGATGCTGCTGCTCGCCGCGTGCGGCAAGTCCGCCCAGGTGCCGCTGCAGTCCTGGCTCGGCGACGCGATGGAGGGCCCGACCCCGGTCTCGGCCCTGATCCACGCGGCGACGATGGTGACCGCGGGCGTGTACTTGATCGTCCGCTCCGGAGAGATCTTCAACGCCGCGCCGGACGCCCAGCTCGTCGTCACCGTCGTGGGCGCGGTCACGCTCCTCTTCGGTGCGATCGTCGGTTGCGCGAAGGACGACATCAAGAAGGCCCTCGCCGGGTCGACGATGTCCCAGATCGGCTACATGATCCTGGCCGCGGGCCTCGGCCCCATCGGCTACGTCTTCGCGATCATGCACCTGGTGACGCACGGCTTCTTCAAGGCCGGGCTCTTCCTCGGGGCCGGTTCGGTCATGCACGGCATGAACGACGAGGTCGACATGAGGAAGTACGGCGGCCTGCGCAAGTACATGCCGGTCACCTTCGTGACCTTCGGTCTCGGCTACCTCGCGATCATCGGCTTCCCCGGTCTGTCCGGCTTCTTCTCCAAGGACAAGATCATCGAGGCGGCGTTCGCCAAGGGCGGCACGGAGGGCTGGATCCTCGGCTCGGTGGCGCTCCTGGGCGCGGCCATCACCGCGTACTACATGACACGCGTGATGCTGATGACCTTCTTCGGAGAGAAGCGGTGGCAGCCGGATGCGGAAGGCAAGGAGCCGCACCCGCACGAGTCGCCCAAGTCGATGACGATCCCGATGATCCTGCTGGCCTTCGGGTCGGTCTTCGCGGGCGGGTTCTTCAGCATCGGCGACCGCTTCATGCACTGGCTGGAGCCGGTCACCCACCACGCCCACGGCGACTCGCCGCTCAGCGCCACGACGGTCACGGGCGCCACGATGGTCGTCCTGGTCATCGGTGTGACCTTCGCCTACGTCCAGTACGGACGCCGGCCGGTCCCGGTCACCGCCCCGCGCGGCTCGCTGCTCACCCGAGCCGCCCGCCGCGATCTCCTCCAGGACGACTTCAACCACGTGGTCCTGGTGCGTGGTGGCGAGCACCTCACGCGGTCCCTGGTCTACGTCGACCACACCCTGGTCGACGGAGTCGTCAACGGCACGGCGGCCTCGGTCGGCGGGCTCTCCGGGCGGCTGCGCAAACTGCAGAACGGCTACGCCCGCTCCTACGCGGTCTCGATGTTCGGCGGCGCTGCGGTACTCATCGCCGCGACCCTGCTGATGAGGGCGGTCTGA